From the genome of Anabrus simplex isolate iqAnaSimp1 chromosome X, ASM4041472v1, whole genome shotgun sequence, one region includes:
- the LOC136886014 gene encoding uncharacterized protein isoform X2 — MEHIQRLLTVSFLLLQVSHILTFTEPHPESANRLSNRQTTQKSAHHQINIREAPSPPSPEHQDKQKLPQKLTDHENSEFFKNELIDETSNETLNTRFKKRNVTDDTIVKKGTEKPLKDAVDKVEQNVLENVINDTALTKLSKRYASDKPQEYSTEKQDYVTTNRYTTDRMEENLFDSIYDKYNIDKGIEKIKIKLINDDNYQTRGQLNKRQTRKFLSDPIPINCEGFLSPPITTNINTYSVRQAKDSEDEENIVGSSNDVGDDNVSIDNEHLHHFVQFLHDIRPHVVDPELSANSYYLRQSSQEAGGEESMGDSEIEKAERLHRSFENMIKYATILGHVDSFVTGRARSVVRALGRIYDEDESDRRLRARKRRFTHKLQF; from the coding sequence GTATCTCACATACTAACCTTCACTGAACCTCATCCAGAGTCAGCTAATCGACTTTCTAATAGACAGACCACTCAGAAATCAGCACATCATCAAATCAATATTCGAGAAGCACCGTCACCGCCCTCCCCTGAACATCAAGATAAACAAAAACTTCCACAGAAGCTAACAGACCACGAAAATTCAGAGTTCTTCAAGAACGAGCTGATAGACGAAACTTCAAATGAGACATTAAATACGAGATTTAAGAAACGCAACGTGACAGACGATACAATTGTGAAGAAAGGCACAGAGAAACCTCTAAAAGATGCTGTGGACAAAGTTGAGCAAAATGTACTAGAAAATGTTATAAATGATACAGCTCTTACCAAACTATCAAAGCGCTATGCTTCCGACAAACCTCAAGAATATAGCACTGAGAAACAAGATTACGTCACTACCAACAGGTATACTACAGACAGAATGGAAGAAAACCTCTTCGACTCCATTTATGATAAGTATAACATAGATAAGGGTATTGAgaagattaaaattaaattaattaatgatgATAATTATCAGACACGTGGTCAACTTAACAAACGTCAAACTCGCAAATTTCTGAGTGATCCAATACCTATTAACTGTGAGGGATTTCTCTCTCCTCCTATCACGACTAACATAAACACCTATTCAGTCAGACAAGCGAAAGATTCAGAAGACGAAGAAAACATAGTTGGCAGTAGCAACGACGTCGGAGATGATAACGTCTCCATAGACAATGAGCACCTTCACCATTTTGTTCAATTCCTGCACGACATCCGGCCTCATGTCGTAGATCCTGAGCTCTCAGCAAATTCCTATTACCTTCGACAGTCGTCCCAAGAAGCGGGAGGTGAAGAATCGATGGGAGATTCGGAAATAGAGAAGGCTGAACGCCTACACAGAAGTTTCGAGAACATGATTAAATATGCAACGATCTTAGGTCATGTAGATTCTTTTGTAACTGGAAGAGCAAGATCTGTCGTCCGTGCACTTGGCCGTATTTACGACGAGGACGAAAGTGACCGTCGCCTCAGAGCAAGAAAACGAAGATTCACACACAAATTGCAATTTTAA
- the LOC136886014 gene encoding uncharacterized protein isoform X1 codes for MHTYSRENWGCAASIPNPVSHILTFTEPHPESANRLSNRQTTQKSAHHQINIREAPSPPSPEHQDKQKLPQKLTDHENSEFFKNELIDETSNETLNTRFKKRNVTDDTIVKKGTEKPLKDAVDKVEQNVLENVINDTALTKLSKRYASDKPQEYSTEKQDYVTTNRYTTDRMEENLFDSIYDKYNIDKGIEKIKIKLINDDNYQTRGQLNKRQTRKFLSDPIPINCEGFLSPPITTNINTYSVRQAKDSEDEENIVGSSNDVGDDNVSIDNEHLHHFVQFLHDIRPHVVDPELSANSYYLRQSSQEAGGEESMGDSEIEKAERLHRSFENMIKYATILGHVDSFVTGRARSVVRALGRIYDEDESDRRLRARKRRFTHKLQF; via the coding sequence GTATCTCACATACTAACCTTCACTGAACCTCATCCAGAGTCAGCTAATCGACTTTCTAATAGACAGACCACTCAGAAATCAGCACATCATCAAATCAATATTCGAGAAGCACCGTCACCGCCCTCCCCTGAACATCAAGATAAACAAAAACTTCCACAGAAGCTAACAGACCACGAAAATTCAGAGTTCTTCAAGAACGAGCTGATAGACGAAACTTCAAATGAGACATTAAATACGAGATTTAAGAAACGCAACGTGACAGACGATACAATTGTGAAGAAAGGCACAGAGAAACCTCTAAAAGATGCTGTGGACAAAGTTGAGCAAAATGTACTAGAAAATGTTATAAATGATACAGCTCTTACCAAACTATCAAAGCGCTATGCTTCCGACAAACCTCAAGAATATAGCACTGAGAAACAAGATTACGTCACTACCAACAGGTATACTACAGACAGAATGGAAGAAAACCTCTTCGACTCCATTTATGATAAGTATAACATAGATAAGGGTATTGAgaagattaaaattaaattaattaatgatgATAATTATCAGACACGTGGTCAACTTAACAAACGTCAAACTCGCAAATTTCTGAGTGATCCAATACCTATTAACTGTGAGGGATTTCTCTCTCCTCCTATCACGACTAACATAAACACCTATTCAGTCAGACAAGCGAAAGATTCAGAAGACGAAGAAAACATAGTTGGCAGTAGCAACGACGTCGGAGATGATAACGTCTCCATAGACAATGAGCACCTTCACCATTTTGTTCAATTCCTGCACGACATCCGGCCTCATGTCGTAGATCCTGAGCTCTCAGCAAATTCCTATTACCTTCGACAGTCGTCCCAAGAAGCGGGAGGTGAAGAATCGATGGGAGATTCGGAAATAGAGAAGGCTGAACGCCTACACAGAAGTTTCGAGAACATGATTAAATATGCAACGATCTTAGGTCATGTAGATTCTTTTGTAACTGGAAGAGCAAGATCTGTCGTCCGTGCACTTGGCCGTATTTACGACGAGGACGAAAGTGACCGTCGCCTCAGAGCAAGAAAACGAAGATTCACACACAAATTGCAATTTTAA